One window of Quercus robur chromosome 12, dhQueRobu3.1, whole genome shotgun sequence genomic DNA carries:
- the LOC126710058 gene encoding nuclear transcription factor Y subunit B-4-like: MVDNMGNNSEREGFKYHFAGASTSSGEDGVIKEQDRLLPIANVGRIMKQILPSNAKISKEAKETMQECVSEFISFVTGEASDKCHKEKRKTVNGDDICWALATLGFDDYAEPLRRYLQRYRELEGERAQQSKGSNNEEKNETSDYGVETPRKAAVPTTPLKFNVIDRSNSSLSRRF; encoded by the coding sequence ATGGTTGATAACATGGGCAATAATTCAGAGAGGGAAGGGTTTAAGTACCATTTTGCTGGTGCTAGTACTTCCTCAGGTGAAGATGGTGTCATTAAAGAGCAAGATCGGCTGCTACCTATAGCTAATGTGGGGCGGATCATGAAGCAGATCCTGCCTTCTAATGCAAAAATCTCCAAAGAAGCCAAAGAAACCATGCAGGAATGTGTGTCTGAGTTCATAAGCTTTGTTACTGGAGAAGCTTCAGACAAGTGTCATAAGGAGAAGCGCAAGACAGTGAATGGGGATGATATTTGTTGGGCTTTGGCAACTCTAGGTTTTGATGACTATGCTGAGCCTTTGAGAAGGTATTTGCAAAGGTATAGAGAGTTGGAAGGAGAGAGAGCTCAGCAAAGTAAGGGAAGTAACaatgaagaaaagaatgaaacaTCAGACTATGGAGTTGAAACACCAAGGAAAGCTGCAGTTCCAACTACTCCCTTGAAGTTCAATGTGATTGATAGGAGTAATAGCTCTCTGTCGAGGCGATTTTGA